One genomic window of Providencia hangzhouensis includes the following:
- a CDS encoding YciK family oxidoreductase — translation MLQYQPRQDLLKGKTILVTGAGDGIGREAALTYARYGASLILVGRTLHKLQSVSDEIAALDGKNPPCFILDLLTATIDDCHTLASQVASITPYLDGVLHNAGILGVVAPISEQPSDLWHDVMQINVNATFMLTQALLPLLLKAPNASLVFTSSSVGKQGRAGWGAYSVSKFATEGLMQILSEEYKHSNLRVNCINPGGTRTSMRASAFPDEDPLKLKTPADIMPIYIYLMGDDSLRKTGSSYDAQPGRKPGAAE, via the coding sequence ATGCTCCAATATCAGCCTAGACAAGACCTATTGAAAGGTAAAACTATTCTCGTGACAGGTGCCGGTGATGGCATTGGCCGTGAAGCCGCTCTCACTTATGCGCGCTATGGTGCATCCCTTATTCTTGTTGGTAGAACACTGCATAAATTACAATCAGTTAGTGATGAAATAGCGGCTTTAGATGGAAAGAATCCACCTTGCTTTATATTAGACTTATTAACCGCAACAATTGATGACTGCCATACACTCGCTTCGCAAGTTGCGTCAATAACGCCTTATTTAGATGGCGTTTTACACAACGCGGGAATACTTGGTGTAGTAGCCCCTATCTCTGAGCAACCCAGTGACCTATGGCATGATGTGATGCAAATAAATGTTAATGCCACATTCATGCTAACTCAAGCTTTGCTCCCTCTATTACTTAAAGCGCCTAATGCCTCGTTAGTTTTTACCAGTTCAAGTGTAGGTAAACAAGGTCGAGCCGGTTGGGGAGCTTATTCTGTCTCTAAATTTGCGACAGAAGGTTTAATGCAAATTCTATCCGAAGAGTATAAGCACAGTAATCTTCGTGTAAATTGTATTAATCCAGGTGGAACTCGAACCTCTATGCGAGCAAGCGCATTCCCTGACGAAGATCCACTTAAATTGAAAACTCCTGCTGATATCATGCCTATTTATATCTATTTGATGGGTGATGATAGCCTGCGTAAAACAGGAAGTAGCTATGATGCACAACCCGGACGCAAGCCCGGTGCTGCGGAGTAA
- the sohB gene encoding protease SohB, which yields MEYFSLYGLFLAKVVTILVAVVLLAVFVFGVGMRRQGAKGALKITDLGESYRERQRQMQQIKMNESEHKAWLKAFKKQQKAKSKSEKTGAKLGQTGVKKPCLYVLDFKGSMDAREVASLREEISAILAVADQQDEVLLRLESPGGMVHGYGLAASQLLRIKEKNIPLTIAVDKVAASGGYMMACIADKIIAAPFAIIGSIGVVAQIPNIHRLLKKHDVDVELHTAGEYKRTLTMLGENTEQGRKKFVEDLNSTHELFKQFVHQNRPSLDISAVATGEYWYGSQALDKGLVDNIGVSDDFIINAIDTKEIVSIRYVLSKKMMDKFMGSAAKSVDNLLLRWWQRGQKPLL from the coding sequence GTGGAGTATTTCTCATTGTATGGGCTATTTTTAGCAAAAGTCGTTACGATTTTGGTAGCGGTGGTTTTGCTGGCTGTTTTTGTGTTTGGCGTAGGTATGCGCAGACAAGGAGCAAAAGGTGCTTTGAAAATCACAGATTTAGGTGAAAGCTATCGTGAGCGTCAGCGCCAAATGCAACAGATAAAAATGAATGAATCAGAACATAAGGCATGGCTAAAAGCATTTAAAAAACAGCAAAAAGCAAAATCAAAAAGTGAGAAAACTGGGGCTAAATTAGGCCAAACAGGGGTTAAAAAGCCTTGCTTATATGTCTTAGACTTCAAAGGTAGTATGGATGCACGTGAAGTTGCCTCTTTACGTGAAGAGATCAGTGCAATTCTCGCTGTTGCAGACCAACAGGATGAGGTTTTGTTAAGACTTGAAAGCCCAGGTGGGATGGTTCATGGTTATGGCTTAGCGGCTTCACAATTACTAAGAATCAAAGAAAAAAATATCCCACTGACTATTGCGGTAGATAAAGTCGCTGCGAGTGGTGGATATATGATGGCGTGCATCGCAGATAAAATTATCGCAGCGCCATTTGCCATTATTGGTTCGATTGGTGTTGTCGCTCAAATTCCAAATATTCATCGGTTATTAAAAAAGCATGATGTTGATGTTGAACTTCACACCGCTGGCGAATATAAACGTACATTGACCATGTTAGGTGAGAACACGGAGCAAGGTCGTAAGAAATTTGTTGAAGATTTAAATTCAACACATGAATTGTTTAAACAATTTGTTCATCAAAATCGCCCATCTTTAGATATTTCTGCAGTTGCAACAGGGGAGTATTGGTATGGTTCACAGGCGCTTGATAAAGGGCTTGTGGATAATATTGGTGTGAGTGATGATTTTATTATTAATGCGATTGATACTAAGGAAATAGTTAGTATCCGTTATGTATTAAGTAAAAAAATGATGGATAAGTTTATGGGAAGCGCGGCAAAGAGCGTGGATAATTTATTATTGCGCTGGTGGCAGCGTGGGCAAAAACCACTCTTGTAA
- a CDS encoding DUF2498 family protein, which yields MQDNLPFITKKELLEKANDIIKKHDDYIHGMFVDTVEQHRGTLVFKGEFFLDENNIPTLKSTAAFNMYKHLAHVLSEQYQLSDNN from the coding sequence ATGCAAGACAATTTACCGTTCATCACAAAAAAAGAGTTACTTGAAAAAGCTAATGATATCATAAAGAAACATGATGATTATATTCATGGTATGTTTGTTGATACTGTAGAGCAGCATCGAGGTACATTGGTATTTAAAGGGGAGTTCTTCTTAGATGAGAACAATATCCCTACCTTAAAGAGTACCGCTGCTTTTAATATGTACAAACACCTTGCTCATGTACTATCAGAACAATACCAATTGAGTGATAATAACTAA
- the topA gene encoding type I DNA topoisomerase, giving the protein MGKALVIVESPAKAKTINKYLGSGYVVKSSVGHIRDLPKSGSGSQTGSQKSTGSSTDKTKKVKKDPRDALVKRMGIDPYHGWKANYQILPGKEKVVSELKSLAEDADHIYLATDLDREGEAIAWHLREVIGGDDSRFSRVVFNEITKNAITQAFDSPGELNIDRVNAQQARRFMDRVVGYMVSPLLWKKVARGLSAGRVQSVAVKLIVEREREIKAFVPEEYWELHADLADKDIANLRMEVTSQGGKAFKPVNKAQTEAAVKLLENARFAVTDREDRPTSSKPSAPYITSTLQQAASTRLGFGVKKTMMMAQRLYEAGYITYMRTDSTNLSQDALDMVRGYINDNFGAKYLPKDANVYSSKDNSQEAHEAIRPSSVDVLPESLKDMENDAKRLYQLIWNQFVACQMTPAKYDSTTLTVKAGDFELKAKGRTLRFDGWTKVMPALRKNDEDKTLPPIQVGAELSLVELLPSQHFTKPPARFSEASLVKELEKRGIGRPSTYAAIISTIQDRGYVKVENRRFYAEKMGEIVTDRLEENFNDLMNYDFTARMEDQLDHVANHDAEWKAVLDEFFSDFSKQLDVAEKEPEEGGMRTNPMVITSITCPDCERHMGIRTASTGVFLGCSGYALPPKERCKKTINLIPEDEVLNVLEGDDAETNALRAKRRCPKCGTAMDSYLIDNGRKLHVCGNNPACEGYEIEEGEFRIKGYDGPVIECDKCGSEMHLKMGRFGKYMGCTNEECKNTRKILRSGEVAPPKEDPVPLPELPCEKSDAYFVLRDGAAGVFLAANTFPKSRETRAPLVAELQRFKDRLPEKLAYLAEAPAEDGEGNPTVVRFSRKTKQQYVSSEKNGKATGWSAFYVDGKWEVKEK; this is encoded by the coding sequence ATGGGTAAAGCTCTTGTTATAGTGGAGTCCCCGGCAAAGGCCAAAACGATTAATAAGTATCTTGGCAGTGGCTACGTTGTAAAAAGCAGCGTTGGCCACATTCGTGATCTGCCGAAAAGCGGCTCTGGTTCACAAACCGGCTCACAAAAGAGTACAGGCTCATCTACCGACAAAACAAAGAAAGTGAAAAAAGATCCGCGTGATGCATTAGTTAAGCGCATGGGGATTGACCCTTACCATGGTTGGAAAGCGAATTATCAAATTCTACCAGGTAAAGAAAAAGTGGTCTCTGAACTTAAATCACTGGCGGAGGATGCTGATCACATCTACCTCGCAACGGACTTGGACCGCGAAGGGGAAGCTATTGCGTGGCATTTACGTGAAGTGATTGGTGGAGACGATTCTCGTTTTAGTCGTGTTGTATTTAATGAGATCACCAAAAATGCGATCACTCAGGCATTTGATAGCCCTGGGGAATTAAATATAGATAGAGTTAACGCACAACAAGCGCGTCGTTTTATGGACCGAGTTGTGGGTTACATGGTTTCTCCACTGTTGTGGAAAAAAGTGGCTCGTGGCTTATCTGCTGGTCGTGTTCAATCAGTTGCTGTGAAACTGATAGTTGAACGTGAACGGGAAATTAAAGCCTTCGTTCCTGAAGAATATTGGGAACTGCATGCCGACTTAGCCGATAAAGATATCGCTAATTTGCGTATGGAAGTCACTTCACAAGGTGGTAAGGCATTTAAGCCAGTCAATAAAGCGCAAACAGAGGCGGCGGTTAAATTACTGGAAAATGCCCGTTTTGCGGTTACTGACCGTGAAGATAGGCCGACATCCAGTAAACCGAGCGCACCGTATATCACGTCAACGCTACAACAAGCTGCTAGTACCCGTTTAGGTTTCGGCGTGAAAAAAACCATGATGATGGCTCAGCGTCTTTATGAGGCGGGTTACATCACTTATATGCGTACTGACTCAACAAACTTGAGTCAAGATGCACTTGACATGGTTCGTGGCTATATTAATGATAATTTTGGCGCGAAATACCTGCCAAAAGATGCTAATGTGTATAGTAGCAAAGACAATTCGCAAGAGGCACACGAAGCCATTCGTCCTTCTAGTGTCGATGTTTTACCTGAGTCACTAAAAGACATGGAGAACGACGCGAAAAGGTTGTATCAATTGATTTGGAATCAGTTTGTGGCTTGTCAAATGACACCTGCGAAATATGATTCAACAACCTTAACAGTCAAAGCAGGGGATTTTGAACTAAAAGCCAAAGGGCGTACTCTGCGCTTCGATGGTTGGACGAAAGTCATGCCTGCACTGCGTAAAAATGATGAAGACAAAACGCTGCCACCAATACAAGTCGGTGCGGAGTTGTCTTTGGTTGAACTATTGCCTAGCCAGCACTTTACCAAGCCGCCAGCACGTTTTAGTGAAGCGTCTTTAGTTAAAGAATTAGAAAAGCGTGGTATTGGCCGTCCTTCAACGTATGCAGCGATTATTTCGACGATCCAAGACAGAGGTTATGTCAAAGTTGAAAACCGTCGTTTTTATGCAGAAAAAATGGGTGAAATCGTCACAGACCGCTTAGAGGAAAACTTTAACGATCTGATGAACTATGATTTTACTGCACGTATGGAAGACCAACTGGACCATGTTGCAAACCATGATGCCGAATGGAAAGCCGTATTAGATGAATTCTTCTCTGATTTTAGTAAGCAGCTCGATGTTGCTGAAAAAGAACCAGAGGAAGGGGGAATGCGCACCAACCCAATGGTAATTACCTCAATCACTTGCCCTGATTGTGAGCGTCATATGGGTATTCGTACCGCATCAACTGGGGTATTTTTAGGTTGCTCTGGTTACGCATTACCACCCAAAGAGCGTTGTAAAAAAACGATTAACCTTATCCCTGAAGACGAAGTCCTTAATGTCCTTGAAGGGGATGATGCGGAAACTAATGCGTTAAGAGCCAAACGCCGCTGTCCAAAATGCGGCACCGCGATGGACAGCTATTTGATTGATAATGGCCGTAAATTACATGTTTGTGGTAATAACCCTGCGTGTGAAGGTTATGAAATCGAAGAAGGCGAGTTTCGTATTAAGGGTTATGACGGCCCGGTCATTGAGTGTGACAAGTGTGGTTCAGAAATGCACCTGAAAATGGGGCGTTTTGGTAAGTACATGGGTTGCACCAACGAAGAGTGTAAAAATACGCGTAAAATCTTACGAAGTGGTGAAGTGGCACCACCGAAAGAAGATCCAGTGCCATTGCCGGAACTTCCATGTGAAAAATCTGATGCGTATTTTGTGTTACGTGATGGGGCTGCTGGCGTTTTCCTTGCGGCGAATACATTCCCTAAATCACGAGAAACACGTGCACCACTAGTGGCAGAATTACAGCGTTTTAAAGACCGTTTACCTGAAAAACTCGCTTATTTAGCTGAAGCACCGGCTGAAGACGGTGAAGGTAACCCAACTGTCGTCCGTTTTAGTCGTAAAACGAAACAACAATATGTTTCTTCAGAGAAAAACGGCAAAGCAACGGGTTGGAGTGCATTCTACGTTGACGGTAAGTGGGAAGTAAAAGAAAAGTAA
- the sodC gene encoding superoxide dismutase family protein: MKLKMCLLAALLTAGTAYAAQSTVVLKEATPTGDGKAIGEVVISETEYGLLFTPKLTGLQAGIHGFHIHENPSCEPAEKDGKSVPALKAGGHLDPAKTGVHKGPYDNTGHLGDLPGLVADSQGNANYAVLAPRLKSLKDVQDRALMVHVGGDNYSDDPAALGGGGARMACGVIK, encoded by the coding sequence ATGAAGTTAAAAATGTGTTTACTGGCTGCATTATTGACAGCGGGGACAGCGTACGCTGCTCAGTCTACTGTTGTATTAAAAGAAGCGACACCCACAGGTGATGGTAAAGCAATAGGTGAGGTTGTTATCTCAGAAACGGAATATGGATTACTGTTCACGCCTAAATTAACAGGACTACAAGCAGGCATTCATGGCTTCCATATTCATGAGAACCCAAGCTGCGAACCTGCAGAAAAAGACGGTAAATCGGTACCTGCATTAAAAGCAGGTGGTCATTTAGACCCAGCCAAAACAGGAGTTCATAAAGGCCCTTATGATAACACAGGGCATTTAGGCGATTTACCCGGCTTAGTTGCCGATAGCCAAGGTAATGCTAATTATGCGGTACTAGCGCCACGTTTAAAATCACTCAAAGATGTTCAAGATCGTGCATTGATGGTGCATGTGGGTGGTGATAACTATTCTGATGACCCAGCGGCGTTAGGCGGTGGTGGGGCTAGGATGGCCTGCGGCGTCATCAAATAA
- a CDS encoding M13 family metallopeptidase, whose protein sequence is MRLNVLALIIGMSTISFAPSLLAKEVSYGQQKIVLSDTIEPGNDFYRYVNEDWINKAQIPTGMPRINSFVELYLNTEKQIQSIIDQLQQIPENKLTHNQRNIRNLYLSYLNETAIEQAGITPIKSDLDAIKKAKSHSDISQLMTQPDYKSLISYWVDLDAKAPDTYVLYIGQGGLGLPNRTYYLDNTPQMEDIRKSYIAYIATMLELAGEKDVTQKAQKIFDLEKAIATVHWSPEARRDTIKNYHAMTLAEMKNHTQGFDWDSFITSRKLTDKQLAKVVVETDSAVEQTAKIFADTPVSTLKDYLTFQYISEHARYLNQTIADAQFDFYSKKLNGIEKQRTRQERALQTVNSLQGEPLGQIYVEQYFDPQAKEKIKDLVSYVRGTFNSRLKVNDWMDEPTRQEALKKLEQFTVKVGYPDQWNDFSAINLKPDSLLDNYKQVLAWSYDDMIGKIGQPVRQWEWGMTPQTVNAYFNPVQNEIVFPAAILQAPFFDPNVDPAYNYGAIGAVIGHEMGHGFDDQGSLYDGTGQLRNWWSESAKTHFKEKTAKLVEQYNGFTVDGLKVNGELTLGENIGDLGGLNIALSAYKQFAKENYPNGEAPIIDGTTGLQRFFIAWARTWQELSNKESERNKIMTDPHSPNQFRANGVVRNIDDWYETFGVDKNNALYLAPEQRIRIW, encoded by the coding sequence ATGCGTTTAAATGTTTTGGCTTTAATTATTGGTATGTCGACTATTTCTTTTGCCCCGTCACTATTGGCAAAAGAAGTTAGTTATGGACAACAAAAAATTGTTTTGTCTGACACGATTGAACCCGGCAATGATTTTTACCGTTATGTGAATGAAGATTGGATAAATAAAGCGCAAATCCCTACCGGTATGCCACGTATTAACTCTTTTGTGGAATTATACTTAAATACAGAAAAACAAATTCAATCGATAATTGACCAGCTACAGCAGATCCCCGAAAACAAACTTACGCATAATCAACGAAATATTCGAAATTTATATCTTAGTTACCTGAATGAAACGGCTATCGAACAGGCAGGAATTACCCCAATAAAATCCGATTTAGATGCCATTAAGAAAGCTAAAAGCCATAGTGATATTAGCCAGTTAATGACCCAACCCGACTACAAATCATTGATTTCTTATTGGGTAGACTTAGATGCTAAAGCACCGGATACCTATGTGCTTTATATCGGCCAAGGCGGCTTAGGGCTACCTAATCGGACTTATTACCTCGATAACACACCGCAAATGGAAGATATTCGAAAAAGTTATATCGCTTATATCGCTACCATGTTAGAGCTAGCCGGTGAAAAAGATGTCACACAAAAAGCACAGAAAATTTTTGATTTAGAAAAAGCGATTGCAACTGTACATTGGAGCCCTGAGGCCCGCCGTGACACTATCAAAAATTACCATGCAATGACCTTAGCTGAAATGAAAAACCATACCCAAGGTTTTGATTGGGATAGCTTTATTACTAGCCGCAAGTTAACTGATAAGCAACTTGCGAAAGTGGTCGTTGAAACGGACAGCGCAGTTGAACAAACTGCAAAGATTTTTGCAGATACCCCAGTTTCGACATTAAAAGATTACTTAACCTTTCAGTATATTAGTGAGCACGCACGTTATTTAAACCAAACCATCGCAGATGCTCAGTTTGATTTTTACTCGAAAAAACTCAATGGTATTGAGAAGCAACGCACCCGCCAAGAGCGCGCTTTGCAAACCGTTAACTCACTCCAAGGTGAGCCATTAGGGCAAATTTACGTCGAACAATATTTCGACCCTCAAGCTAAAGAAAAAATTAAAGATTTGGTTAGTTATGTGAGAGGAACATTTAATTCACGCTTAAAAGTCAATGACTGGATGGATGAGCCTACTCGCCAAGAAGCCCTTAAAAAATTGGAACAATTCACGGTTAAAGTGGGTTATCCAGACCAATGGAATGATTTCAGTGCGATTAACCTTAAGCCCGATTCATTATTAGATAATTATAAGCAAGTTTTAGCTTGGTCATATGATGATATGATTGGCAAAATTGGTCAGCCTGTTCGTCAATGGGAATGGGGAATGACGCCACAAACAGTCAATGCCTATTTCAACCCTGTTCAAAATGAAATTGTGTTCCCTGCTGCAATTTTACAAGCACCGTTCTTTGACCCTAATGTTGACCCAGCCTATAACTATGGCGCAATAGGTGCAGTCATCGGCCACGAAATGGGCCATGGTTTTGACGACCAAGGCAGTTTATATGACGGAACCGGGCAGTTACGTAATTGGTGGAGTGAGAGCGCTAAAACCCACTTCAAAGAGAAAACCGCTAAGCTTGTTGAACAATATAACGGCTTTACTGTTGATGGCTTAAAGGTGAACGGTGAGCTTACATTAGGGGAGAATATTGGTGACCTCGGTGGGTTAAATATCGCCTTAAGTGCTTATAAGCAATTTGCCAAAGAAAATTACCCAAATGGTGAGGCTCCAATTATTGACGGAACAACTGGGTTACAGCGTTTCTTCATTGCTTGGGCACGCACGTGGCAAGAGCTGTCAAATAAAGAATCTGAACGTAATAAGATTATGACGGACCCTCATAGCCCTAACCAATTTCGCGCAAATGGCGTAGTACGCAATATTGATGACTGGTACGAAACATTCGGTGTTGATAAAAATAACGCCCTGTATTTGGCACCAGAACAGCGTATTCGTATTTGGTAA
- the cysB gene encoding HTH-type transcriptional regulator CysB, with amino-acid sequence MKLQQLRYIVEVVNHDLNVSSTAEGLFTSQPGISKQVRMLEDELGIQIFARSGKHLTHVTPAGEEVVRISREVLSKIEAIRSVAGEHTYPDRGSLSIATTHTQARYALPPTIKGFIERYPHVSLHMQQGSPTQIAEEVCKGNSDFAIATEALHLYNDLIMLPCYHWNRCVVVQKDHPLATKKNVTIEDISEYQIVTYTHGFTGRSELDVAFQKIGLEPKIIFTATDADVIKTYVRLGLGIGIIASMAVDPVSDSDLVVIDMRDKFSYSTTKIGFKRTSFLRSYMYDFMWRFAPHLTRDVVDKAVSIRNNEEIEEFFKDMKLPII; translated from the coding sequence ATGAAATTGCAGCAATTACGTTATATTGTTGAAGTGGTTAACCATGACTTGAATGTCTCCTCAACCGCTGAGGGGCTTTTTACGTCACAGCCCGGTATCAGTAAACAAGTGCGGATGCTTGAAGATGAGCTTGGGATCCAAATTTTTGCGCGTAGTGGTAAGCACTTAACGCATGTTACTCCCGCAGGGGAAGAAGTGGTACGGATCTCCCGAGAAGTGCTATCAAAAATAGAAGCGATCCGCTCGGTTGCTGGGGAGCATACTTATCCAGATAGAGGTAGCTTGAGTATTGCCACGACACATACACAAGCTCGTTATGCTTTACCTCCAACAATAAAAGGTTTTATTGAGCGTTATCCACATGTTTCATTGCATATGCAGCAAGGGTCACCAACGCAAATCGCTGAGGAAGTGTGCAAAGGTAACAGTGATTTTGCGATAGCAACCGAAGCATTGCACCTTTATAACGATTTGATTATGTTGCCATGCTACCATTGGAATCGCTGTGTGGTCGTGCAAAAAGACCATCCACTTGCAACGAAAAAAAATGTCACTATTGAAGATATCTCTGAATATCAAATTGTAACCTATACCCATGGGTTTACTGGTCGTTCAGAATTAGATGTGGCATTTCAGAAAATTGGCCTTGAGCCCAAAATTATTTTTACCGCAACCGATGCTGATGTGATCAAAACCTACGTTAGATTAGGGCTAGGGATTGGTATTATCGCAAGTATGGCGGTTGACCCTGTTAGTGATAGCGATTTAGTTGTGATTGATATGCGTGATAAGTTCAGCTATAGCACAACCAAGATTGGTTTTAAACGTACTAGTTTCTTGCGTAGTTATATGTATGATTTTATGTGGCGTTTCGCACCGCATCTAACTCGTGATGTGGTCGATAAAGCGGTTTCTATACGTAACAATGAAGAAATTGAAGAGTTTTTTAAAGATATGAAACTGCCTATCATTTAA
- the acnA gene encoding aconitate hydratase AcnA, which produces MSLSLKTTSASTLNVGNKQYNYFSLAIAEKKLGEGTKLPKSLKVLLENLLRHIDGTSVVEQDLQAIIDWQKNAHADREIAYRPARVLMQDFTGVPAVVDLAAMREAVKSLGGNVEQVNPLSPVDLVIDHSVMVDEFATESAFGDNVEIEMARNHERYLFLRWGQKAFNRFQVVPPGTGICHQVNLEYLGKAVWYEEIDGKLYAYPDTLVGTDSHTTMINGLGVLGWGVGGIEAEAAMLGQPVSMLIPDVVGFKLTGKLSEGITATDLVLTVTQMLRQHGVVGKFVEFYGDGLADLPLADRATIANMSPEYGATCGFFPVDEVTLSYMRLTGRSDDEIALVEAYSKEQGLWRYAGDEPIFTSTLELDMSTVESSLAGPKRPQDRVELSQVPKAFRGAVELEVNKKIQSSYPSVKYQNKTFELTDGAVVIAAITSCTNTSNPSVLMAAGLLAKKAVEKGLVRQPWVKSSLAPGSKVVTDYLAVAGLTPYLDKLGFNLVGYGCTTCIGNSGPLPEPIEEAIKQADLTVGAVLSGNRNFEGRIHPLVKTNWLASPPLVVAYALAGNMNINLKTDPIGVDKSGNDVYLKDIWPSSAEIAQAVQQVKTDMFRKEYNAVFEGDDAWRALKVESSSTYHWQEDSTYIRHPPFFEGMQVQPAPVKDIYGANILAILGDSVTTDHISPAGNIKKESPAGRYLQEHGVAVADFNSYGSRRGNHEVMMRGTFANIRIRNEMVPGVEGGYTLHIPTGKQMAIYDAAMLYQQENHPLAIIAGKEYGSGSSRDWAAKGTNLLGVRVVITESYERIHRSNLIGMGIIPLEFKDGVSRKTLGLKGDERIDVTGLQSITPGQDITVKITYGNGDIKEVITRCRIDTATEMDYYRHGGILHYVIRQMLH; this is translated from the coding sequence ATGTCGTTGAGTCTAAAAACAACGAGTGCTTCGACACTCAATGTTGGAAACAAGCAGTATAATTACTTCAGTTTAGCGATTGCTGAAAAAAAGCTCGGTGAGGGGACTAAATTACCTAAGTCATTAAAAGTTTTACTCGAAAATCTATTACGTCATATTGATGGCACCTCAGTTGTCGAACAAGATTTACAAGCAATAATTGACTGGCAAAAAAACGCGCATGCAGATAGAGAAATTGCTTATCGCCCAGCGCGTGTTCTCATGCAAGACTTCACGGGTGTTCCTGCTGTTGTTGACCTTGCCGCTATGCGTGAAGCAGTTAAATCCCTTGGCGGCAATGTTGAGCAAGTAAACCCGTTGTCACCTGTTGATTTAGTGATTGACCACTCGGTGATGGTGGATGAGTTTGCAACCGAATCCGCATTTGGCGATAACGTTGAAATTGAAATGGCGCGTAACCATGAACGTTATTTATTTTTACGTTGGGGCCAAAAAGCATTTAATCGTTTTCAAGTAGTGCCGCCGGGTACCGGTATCTGTCACCAAGTTAATTTAGAATACCTTGGCAAGGCAGTATGGTATGAAGAAATTGACGGTAAATTATATGCCTATCCCGATACTTTAGTGGGTACGGACTCTCATACGACGATGATCAACGGGTTAGGTGTGTTAGGTTGGGGTGTCGGTGGTATTGAAGCTGAAGCCGCGATGTTAGGCCAACCGGTTTCAATGCTGATCCCTGATGTTGTTGGTTTTAAATTGACAGGGAAATTATCCGAAGGGATAACGGCAACCGACCTTGTATTGACGGTAACACAAATGCTACGTCAACATGGTGTTGTGGGGAAATTTGTTGAATTTTATGGTGATGGCTTAGCGGATTTACCATTAGCAGACCGAGCAACGATTGCAAATATGTCACCTGAATATGGCGCAACTTGTGGTTTTTTCCCTGTTGATGAAGTGACGCTATCTTATATGCGTTTAACTGGGCGCAGTGATGATGAAATTGCGCTGGTGGAAGCTTATAGCAAAGAACAGGGTTTGTGGCGTTATGCAGGTGATGAACCTATTTTTACCAGTACACTTGAGTTAGACATGTCGACGGTGGAATCCAGCCTAGCAGGGCCAAAACGTCCGCAAGATAGAGTTGAACTCAGCCAAGTTCCGAAAGCATTTCGCGGTGCAGTAGAGTTAGAAGTTAATAAAAAAATTCAATCGAGCTATCCTTCTGTTAAATATCAAAATAAAACTTTTGAGTTAACCGATGGTGCAGTCGTTATTGCGGCAATTACATCTTGTACGAATACGTCAAACCCAAGTGTATTAATGGCCGCGGGGCTATTAGCGAAAAAAGCCGTTGAAAAAGGGTTAGTTCGTCAGCCATGGGTTAAATCATCATTGGCACCGGGTTCAAAAGTCGTCACTGATTATCTTGCTGTCGCGGGTTTAACGCCTTATTTAGATAAGCTCGGATTTAATCTTGTCGGATATGGATGCACAACCTGTATTGGTAACTCAGGCCCATTGCCAGAACCAATAGAAGAGGCGATTAAACAAGCGGATCTTACCGTTGGCGCTGTGCTATCAGGTAACCGTAACTTTGAAGGGCGAATTCATCCATTGGTGAAAACCAACTGGTTAGCATCACCGCCACTTGTTGTTGCATATGCTCTGGCGGGTAACATGAATATCAACTTGAAAACCGATCCTATCGGTGTCGATAAATCAGGTAACGATGTTTATTTGAAAGATATTTGGCCATCGAGTGCTGAAATTGCCCAAGCTGTACAGCAAGTTAAAACAGACATGTTCCGTAAAGAATATAATGCGGTCTTTGAAGGTGATGACGCTTGGAGAGCATTGAAAGTTGAAAGCTCTTCAACTTATCACTGGCAAGAAGACTCAACTTATATTCGCCATCCACCTTTTTTTGAAGGTATGCAAGTCCAGCCAGCACCGGTCAAAGATATTTATGGTGCAAATATTTTAGCGATCCTCGGCGACTCGGTAACGACTGACCATATTTCTCCTGCAGGGAATATCAAAAAAGAGAGTCCAGCGGGGCGCTATCTGCAAGAACACGGCGTTGCTGTTGCAGATTTCAACTCTTATGGCTCGCGTCGTGGTAACCATGAAGTGATGATGCGAGGAACATTTGCGAATATTCGTATTCGCAATGAAATGGTGCCGGGTGTAGAGGGGGGATATACCTTACATATACCGACAGGCAAACAAATGGCGATTTATGATGCGGCAATGCTGTATCAACAAGAAAATCACCCACTGGCCATAATCGCCGGGAAAGAATATGGTTCAGGTTCTAGCCGAGATTGGGCAGCGAAAGGTACGAATTTGTTAGGTGTGAGAGTTGTCATTACTGAATCATACGAGCGTATCCACCGTTCTAATTTGATTGGCATGGGGATTATACCTTTAGAATTTAAAGATGGGGTATCTCGTAAAACTCTCGGGTTAAAAGGTGATGAACGCATTGATGTCACAGGGCTTCAGTCAATTACCCCAGGGCAGGATATCACGGTGAAAATCACTTATGGTAATGGGGATATAAAAGAAGTTATAACTCGCTGTCGTATTGATACTGCAACGGAGATGGATTATTACCGTCATGGTGGTATTTTGCATTATGTGATAAGGCAGATGTTACATTAA